The following DNA comes from bacterium (Candidatus Blackallbacteria) CG13_big_fil_rev_8_21_14_2_50_49_14.
TGAATGGCTCTGGAGAAAAATATGGTTACACAGATCAAACAACAGACCAACTTCTCCGCAGCCAGGGCTTTGCTCCTTATCGCTATTTACCCTTTGAACGCCAACTAGAACCGCTCAAAGACTGGCGTAAGGATCAATACAATACCCTATATATTCGTCATCCTGAAAACGTTTTGCCAGTGCTTCAACAAACACCTAAAATTCAATTATTAAATCAGGCGATTTAAACACCCCTCCTATCCCCTCAACTTCCACTTGCACGCGACTGCAACATAGTAAAACTACTGCAGAGGATGCTCCCGCGGCTGAAACTTGAGCAAAAATCCTGGCAAATCCCCTATTTTAACAAGCATTGACAGGCCTCGTAATCGGCAAAATTCCAGGTTGTGCCCCAATTTTTTCATAGCCTATATTCCCAGAAGGGGGGACTTGCTTAGCTGAATTCTTAAATGTTATTCTATATGCAACAAATTGCATAATAAAGATGAGGTAAAAGCCCATGTCACCCCTCTCCACAGAAAAATTCGATGCCCTGGTGATTGGTTCTGGCATGGGCGGTCTGGCTGCCGCCAGTTTTCTTGCCCAATTTGGCGGACAGCGCGTACTGGTATTGGAACGCCACTTCAAGGCTGGCGGCTTTACCCATACCTTTCAGCGCAAAAAATGGCATTGGGATGTCGGCTTGCACTATGTCGGCGAGATGCACGAAAAAGCTTCACTGCGCCAGATTTTTGATCTAGCAACGGGGGGAGAAGTCAAGTGGCAAAAAATGCCCGATCCACTCGAATATTTTGTTTACCCTGAGCACCGTTTTGCTTTGCCAGCCGATCCCGACGCCTATCGCAGTGCGCTTCAGGCAGCCTTTCCCCAGGAACAGAAAGCGATTGATACTTATTTCAAAGACCTGCAACGTTTAATCGGATTTTTTCAACAGTATATGGGCTGTCTGGCCTTGCCCACCCCCGTTGGCAAAGCCCTGCGCTGGCTTTCGCACAAAGAACGGGCCTTTGCCCTGCAAACAACAGGCCAGTACCTGGCTTCCCGCTTTCGGGATCCCCAGTTGCGTGGCGTGATCGCCTCACAATGGGGCGACTACGGCCTACCTCCAGGGCAGAGTGCGCTGCTCATTCATGCGCTGATTGCGCATCATTATCTGCGGGGCGGCTATTATCCTATCGGAGGTTCTGGCACCCTCGCCGCCAGTATCGAAAAACAAATCAAAGCCCAGGGCGGTGAAATTCGCGTTTGTCAGGAAGTCAGCGAAATTCTGATCGAAGGGAGCAAAGCTGTGGGCGTCAGGGTTCGCGATCTGCGCTCTCACGATCAACCTGAGTATACCCTCAAAGCGCCAAGAATAGTCTCCGATGCGGGTGTTTGGAATACCTATCTGCGCCTGATGCCCCCCGAAACCACTTCCTATGCCAGTGGCATCCGTGAATTTTTCAGTCAGACCCCTGCGGTTTCAGCCCTCACCCTTTACCTGGGCTTTGAAAGCTCCCCGCGCGATCTGGGGTATCAGGGTGAAAACTATTGGCTCTATCCCAGCTATGATCACGACCGCAATTTTGCCAGCCGCCACCAATGGTTACACTTAGAACAGGCCCAGCCCCCCATGGCCTATCTTTCGTTTCCCTCCCTGAAAGATCCCCTGGCCCAGGCCCATACCGGCGAAATTATTACCGTAAGCGAAGCCTCGGATTTTAAAAACTGGGAAAAAAGCGCCTGGAAAAAACGCGGAAAGGATTATGAGACGCTCAAGGCAGAGCTTTCAGAGCGCCTCTTGAACTATGTGGAAGGCTATTGCCCTGGCCTGAAAGCCAAGGTCGCCTTCAGTGAGCTGTCTACCCCACTCAGCAATGCCTGGTTTACCGCTCACCCCCAAGGCATGATCTATGGTGCAGCCGCCATTCCTGAACGCTTTAAAACCGAGCTGACGCCCTGGCATCAGCCCCGCACCCCCATTCCTGGCCTCTATTTAACGGGAGCCGATGCGGGAACCTTGGGCATAGGTGGAGCCTTGGCAGGAGGTCTCTTGGCTGCGACCGCGATTTTGGGCCCCAGCAAAATGGCCCCCGTGCTCAAACAAATGCGTTGAAATAAGCTCAACTCTCGCTTTTGCGCACCTAAAGCATAACGCAGCTTAAGTTTTTATGATTAGAATCGCCCCAACGGCAGCAAGCCTCACTGCGGCGTCAAGCCAGGAAGATGCTTTAAACAAGCCTGATCCTGAGATGAAGCAGTCTTCAAACGTTCCCGCAATTCCTTTTGAAAAGCTTTGGCAAACAATACAGAATCGCCAAAGGTTTCCAGGCTTTGCAATTTCAACGGACTGAGCGGGTGTTCAGGGTAAAAATCAGGCTCATAGCGCTTTTTTGAGGCATTCCAAAGATAGTCCACGCTCTCATCCCCTTCCAGACAGCGGGATTCCTGATGGCTGCTCCAGCTCAATTCCCCAAGAGCAGGCCCCGCAAAAAAACGGTAAAGATAGCGCACACGCAACCTGTCATCCGGGCCTGAGAGCCCTTGCAGATGGGTCACCAGATGTTGGTTCAGTTTCAAACCCCAGCCATAGATCCGGGCTTCCAGCGGCAGGCGCAGAACAGGGGTCAGCTGTCCATTCAAAAGCTTATACAGCTGTAAAGACTCTTTAAAAATACCCGTGCCTCGTTCTTCGAGCTGGCGCACAAAAAAAGTCGCATGGGGCTGCGTGGCCAAGATCCCCAATTCAGGCGGATAATACCAGGTCTGCACTTGCTCACGCCCAGCCAATACCCAACCTTCTGGCGTTTCCCGAAAAACTGCAAGCTCCAGATCCGATTCACGTCGCCCCAGCAATGCAACCACTTCAAGCGCAGGCGAAGCATCCAAATTGACTTCCAAAAGGCTGACAACCCCTGTACCCTCAAAGGGCTCCTGTGGTTCAAGCCTCAGAACCCGCTCATAGTCGAGGATTAGTTGTTTTTGCTTCTGGGGATCGCGCTGGCGCAGGGCCTTCATAAAAGCCTGAGAAAACTCAGCTTGAGCACCTGCCGGCTGCGCCTCAGCCTGGGCAGAAGCACCAAGACCCAGGAACAAGACACTCAAAAAAACCCACTTCACCAGATTAAAGCCCATGCAGAGCATCCCCCCAATCGGCCTTGCGAGCGGCCTTATAGGCCGGGTGGCTGCGGGCAATCCCCTGCAGTCTGGCCTCTCCTGAAGCTTTGCAAAGATGCAAATCCACAACCCCTTTGCGATAAACCGGCCGCCGGATAATCCGTGCCCCAGAAGCTTGCTCTGAAGGGGCACGGCAAAGCGCTAACCAACTGAATTTTTCATCTTCATAGGATTCAAAACCATCCTTGAGATAGCGTTGGGCCTGAGAGCGC
Coding sequences within:
- a CDS encoding NAD(P)/FAD-dependent oxidoreductase; its protein translation is MSPLSTEKFDALVIGSGMGGLAAASFLAQFGGQRVLVLERHFKAGGFTHTFQRKKWHWDVGLHYVGEMHEKASLRQIFDLATGGEVKWQKMPDPLEYFVYPEHRFALPADPDAYRSALQAAFPQEQKAIDTYFKDLQRLIGFFQQYMGCLALPTPVGKALRWLSHKERAFALQTTGQYLASRFRDPQLRGVIASQWGDYGLPPGQSALLIHALIAHHYLRGGYYPIGGSGTLAASIEKQIKAQGGEIRVCQEVSEILIEGSKAVGVRVRDLRSHDQPEYTLKAPRIVSDAGVWNTYLRLMPPETTSYASGIREFFSQTPAVSALTLYLGFESSPRDLGYQGENYWLYPSYDHDRNFASRHQWLHLEQAQPPMAYLSFPSLKDPLAQAHTGEIITVSEASDFKNWEKSAWKKRGKDYETLKAELSERLLNYVEGYCPGLKAKVAFSELSTPLSNAWFTAHPQGMIYGAAAIPERFKTELTPWHQPRTPIPGLYLTGADAGTLGIGGALAGGLLAATAILGPSKMAPVLKQMR